In Halobaculum limi, one DNA window encodes the following:
- a CDS encoding redoxin domain-containing protein, translated as MVATGDDAPTFTATYKGSDHETFDLAEHLGDGPVVLAFFPGAFTPPCSNEMVALQEHHDRFADAGATLFGVSADSAFSLGAFADTYDLEFDLVSDMPGDAIEAYGLTMDIPDLGLYDVANRAVFVVDSDGQVTYSWVADDPTNEPDYEDLIEAAASA; from the coding sequence ATGGTAGCAACTGGCGACGACGCGCCGACGTTCACCGCGACGTACAAGGGCAGCGACCACGAGACGTTCGACCTCGCGGAGCACCTCGGGGACGGGCCCGTCGTGCTCGCGTTCTTCCCGGGGGCGTTCACGCCGCCGTGTTCCAACGAGATGGTGGCGTTGCAGGAGCACCACGACCGCTTCGCTGACGCGGGCGCGACGCTGTTCGGCGTCAGCGCCGACTCGGCGTTCTCGCTGGGCGCGTTCGCAGATACGTACGACCTGGAGTTCGACCTCGTCAGCGACATGCCCGGCGACGCCATCGAAGCGTACGGCCTGACGATGGACATCCCCGACCTGGGGCTGTACGACGTCGCCAACCGCGCGGTGTTCGTCGTCGACAGCGACGGGCAGGTGACGTACTCGTGGGTCGCCGACGACCCGACGAACGAACCCGACTACGAGGACCTGATCGAGGCGGCCGCGTCGGCGTAA
- a CDS encoding DUF192 domain-containing protein codes for MRLIHRSGAIHPEEGEPTAPRAHVLASEVEVADSVFSQMRGLMFRRSIPDDYGLLFSFDTAESRSLHMLFVPFPIDAIWLVDGEVTKVKRLRPWVGLGWGTADTIIELPAGAADEVEPGDKIEVES; via the coding sequence GTGCGACTGATCCACCGCTCGGGTGCCATCCATCCCGAGGAGGGTGAGCCGACGGCCCCCCGAGCGCACGTGTTGGCCTCGGAGGTAGAGGTGGCCGACTCGGTGTTCTCACAGATGCGTGGGCTGATGTTCCGCCGCTCGATTCCCGACGACTACGGCCTCCTGTTTAGCTTCGACACCGCGGAGTCGCGGAGCCTCCACATGCTGTTCGTCCCGTTCCCCATCGACGCAATCTGGCTGGTCGACGGCGAGGTGACGAAGGTGAAGCGCCTGCGCCCGTGGGTCGGTCTCGGCTGGGGAACCGCAGACACCATCATCGAACTCCCCGCGGGCGCGGCCGACGAGGTCGAACCGGGCGACAAAATCGAAGTCGAATCATAG
- a CDS encoding DUF7519 family protein — protein MTAPVRPPESSPSPTGSGIAFASLVVAGVSLAASVDPVVAASVVVSAVGGGLLWASLRGLRGDARSTALGGVGVAVATFLLPGGPALLLALGGGYAASALVACSAVAFLLVACEGAVGLRTAATTLRTPLAVAAAAPIATLVVLAPTMSLGGAALNSVAVAFGRLLGGSLVVVIVVLQVAGLAAALLLPHATATLERLLGPDRYQPPAVVRAAALRPTDVPKWYWVALLAQAAFAPGIRVPAVTVLYTVPTVGPMFRVLLDGGLLAGSAMLVAGSLALVVLGGMVQSAVVRAVGEDPAQRVLTAAPAVLGVATLLVTALVEAVGAGGPTLAGTGISLAYTGWLFVAGAPIAAFVTVQVVATLTGDAAFDGLVPDHGPGFALAATAGVGAAVAGSVAGANPIAVVGAVALALVAWGTGEHAAGLGRQLGRDADTTTVEYVRATGLLAVGAAATLGCAALAYLGPPLSVGGDRALVALAFLLVALVTLTARLGFATE, from the coding sequence ATGACCGCTCCCGTTCGCCCGCCGGAGTCGTCGCCGTCACCGACCGGGAGCGGCATCGCGTTCGCTTCCCTCGTCGTCGCTGGCGTCTCGCTGGCGGCGTCGGTCGATCCGGTCGTCGCGGCGAGCGTCGTCGTCTCGGCAGTCGGCGGCGGCCTGCTGTGGGCGTCGCTGCGCGGCCTCCGTGGAGACGCCCGGTCGACCGCGCTCGGCGGCGTCGGTGTTGCCGTCGCGACGTTTCTCCTGCCGGGCGGCCCGGCGCTGCTGCTGGCGCTGGGCGGCGGCTACGCCGCGTCCGCACTCGTGGCGTGTAGCGCCGTCGCGTTCCTCCTCGTCGCCTGTGAGGGTGCTGTCGGCCTCCGAACGGCGGCGACGACGCTTCGCACGCCGCTCGCAGTCGCGGCGGCCGCGCCCATCGCGACGCTGGTGGTGCTCGCACCCACGATGTCGCTGGGCGGAGCGGCGCTCAACTCGGTGGCCGTCGCCTTCGGTCGACTGCTCGGCGGGTCGCTCGTCGTCGTCATCGTCGTCCTCCAGGTCGCCGGACTGGCGGCCGCGCTGTTGCTCCCGCACGCGACTGCGACGCTGGAGCGACTGCTCGGACCAGACCGCTATCAGCCGCCTGCGGTCGTCCGCGCCGCCGCGCTCCGCCCGACCGACGTGCCGAAGTGGTACTGGGTCGCGCTGTTGGCGCAGGCCGCGTTCGCACCCGGAATTCGAGTCCCCGCAGTCACGGTACTGTACACGGTTCCGACCGTCGGCCCGATGTTCCGCGTACTCCTTGACGGCGGCCTACTCGCGGGAAGCGCGATGCTCGTCGCTGGCAGCCTCGCGCTGGTCGTCCTCGGCGGGATGGTGCAGTCGGCCGTCGTCCGCGCCGTCGGCGAAGACCCCGCACAGCGAGTGCTGACGGCCGCGCCAGCGGTGCTCGGCGTGGCGACACTGCTCGTCACGGCGCTCGTGGAGGCGGTCGGCGCGGGCGGGCCGACGCTCGCGGGCACCGGCATCAGCCTCGCGTACACGGGCTGGCTGTTCGTCGCTGGTGCACCCATCGCCGCATTCGTGACGGTGCAGGTCGTCGCGACGCTGACCGGCGACGCCGCCTTCGACGGCCTCGTCCCCGACCACGGCCCCGGGTTCGCGCTCGCGGCCACCGCGGGGGTCGGGGCTGCTGTCGCCGGGAGCGTCGCGGGCGCGAACCCGATAGCGGTCGTCGGAGCCGTCGCCCTCGCACTCGTCGCGTGGGGAACGGGCGAACACGCCGCCGGCCTCGGCAGGCAACTGGGGAGAGACGCCGACACGACGACCGTCGAGTACGTCCGCGCGACGGGACTCCTCGCGGTCGGTGCGGCCGCGACGCTCGGCTGTGCGGCGCTGGCGTATCTCGGTCCACCGCTGTCGGTCGGTGGCGACCGGGCGCTCGTGGCACTCGCGTTCCTCTTGGTAGCACTGGTGACACTCACCGCGCGACTCGGGTTCGCCACCGAGTGA